One segment of Fusarium oxysporum f. sp. lycopersici 4287 chromosome 7, whole genome shotgun sequence DNA contains the following:
- a CDS encoding 60S ribosomal protein L30 has product MAPQKKSKKDANSINSKLALVMKSGKVTLGYKSTLKSLRSGKAKLIIIAGNTPPLRKSELEYYSMLSKAPIHHFSGNNIELGTACGKLFRCSTMAILDAGDSDILSDQQA; this is encoded by the exons ATGGCcccccagaagaagagcaagaaggatgccaacagcatcaactcCAAGTTGGCGCTTGTTATGAAGTCCGGAAAGG TCACTCTCGGCTACAAGTCTACCCTCAAGAGCCTCCGATCCGGCAaggccaagctcatcatcattgcTGGCAACACTCCTCCTCTCCGCAAGTCTGAGCTCGAGTACTACAGCATGCTGTCCAAGGCCCCCATCCACCACTTCTCTGGCAACAAC ATTGAGCTCGGTACCGCCTGCGGTAAGCTCTTCCGTTGCTCCACCATGGCCATCCTCGACGCTGGTGACTCCGACATTCTCAGCGACCAGCAGGCTTAA
- a CDS encoding 60S ribosomal protein L30, translating into MAPQKKSKKDANSINSKLALVMKSGKVTLGYKSTLKSLRSGKAKLIIIAGNTPPLRKSELEYYSMLSKAPIHHFSGNNVSPKSLGLFTNIVMLPETAT; encoded by the exons ATGGCcccccagaagaagagcaagaaggatgccaacagcatcaactcCAAGTTGGCGCTTGTTATGAAGTCCGGAAAGG TCACTCTCGGCTACAAGTCTACCCTCAAGAGCCTCCGATCCGGCAaggccaagctcatcatcattgcTGGCAACACTCCTCCTCTCCGCAAGTCTGAGCTCGAGTACTACAGCATGCTGTCCAAGGCCCCCATCCACCACTTCTCTGGCAACAACGTAAGTCCCAAATCGCTAGGTCTCTTTACAAATATCGTCATGTTGCCGGAAACTGCAACATGA
- a CDS encoding 60S ribosomal protein L10-A (At least one base has a quality score < 10), translating into MEAESVKKKLHGFLKDIARKAVWDILCVLLCFLLHQHHQPDIHQNSDKMARRPARCYRYCKNKPYPKSRFNRGVPDPKIRIFDLGRKRANVDDFPLCIHLVSNEYEQLSSEALEAARICANKYLVKNTGKEGFHLRVRAHPFHVVRINKMLSCAGADRLQTGMRGAWGKPNGTVARVNIGQILMSVRTRDANRAIALEALRRSQYKFPGRQKIIVSKNWGFTPLRREEYLDKKAAGRVKVDGAYVQFLSNHGSLERNIRRFPDAFKSEA; encoded by the exons ATGGAAGCTGAAAGTGTGAAGAAAAAGTTGCATGGGTTTTTGAAAG ACATTGCGAGAAAGGCTGTTTGGGACATTCTTTGTGTGCTGCTCTGCTTTCTCctacaccaacaccatcaaccgGATATCCATCAAAACTCCGACAAAATGGCGCGCCGTCCTGCTCGTTGCTACCGGTACTGCAAGAACAAG CCGTACCCCAAGTCTCGGTTCAACCGTGGTGTCCCCGACCCCAAGATCCGAATCTTCGATCTTGGCCGAAAGCGCGCCAATGTTGACGACTTCCCTCTCTGCATTCACCTCGTTTCCAACGAGTATGAGCAGCTGAGCTCCGAGGCCCTCGAGGCCGCCCGTATTTGCGCCAACAAGTACCTTGTCAAGAACACCGGTAAGGAGGGTTTCCACCTCCGAGTCCGCGCCCACCCCTTCCACGTTGTCCGTATCAACAAGATGTTGTCTTGTGCCGGTGCCGATAGACTGCAGACCGGTATGCGTGGTGCCTGGGGTAAGCCTAACGGCACTGTCGCCCGTGTCAACATTGGCCAGATTCTCATGAGCGTCCGCACTCGTGATGCTA ACCGTGCCATTGCCCTCGAGGCCCTCCGACGATCCCAGTACAAGTTCCCTGGCCGACAAAAGATCATTGTCTCCAAGAACTGGGGCTTCACCCCTCTCCGACGTGAGGAGTACCTcgacaagaaggctgctggcCGCGTCAAGGTCGACGGTGCTTATGTCCAGTTCCTTTCCAACCACGGTTCTCTGGAGCGCAACATCCGCCGCTTCCCCGATGCCTTCAAGTCTGAGGCTTAA